A genomic region of Burkholderia humptydooensis contains the following coding sequences:
- a CDS encoding peptidoglycan D,D-transpeptidase FtsI family protein produces MRLNKKPKSSDPYVAVAKSPMLPTSLPMWRSKLVVILVFLAFGTLIARAFWVQVANQDFYVGQGQKRYQRTIELGAMRGSIVDRNGALLAVSLTTYEIWANPKQVDEVAYAPLAKLLDMPLAEVRRRLTGDRSFVLLKRQVDPETAARIEKLDIDGVTQVADSKRFYPEGESAAHVVGFTNVEDHGQEGVELAANGRLSGTAGQRQVIRDRLGRIVSDTGPLVPAQHGATIELTIDRRIQQLAYAQLKSTIIANNAQAGSVVVLDAQNGEILALANYPTFDPNDRARLTGQQLRNRAVIDTFEPGSTIKPVVVALSIDTGKVRPQTIVDTSPGSYRIGPNVIHDTSNHGAITVAQALQMSSNIALAKLALNLPAETIWNKYQEYGIGRAPELTFPGVASGRLRPYKRWRPIEQATMAYGYGLSASLLQIAQVYTAYAGDGTIHPVSLLKANADPQSADTHRGHRVTTPATAAAIRSMLEMAVGQGGTGRAARVDGYRVGGKTGTARKQVGASYAKGKYRALFAGMAPMSHPRLIIAVMIDEPAARSYYGGTVAGPVFSSVMSGSLQLLGVPPDAPVVADKPATSAGGAKPPAKART; encoded by the coding sequence ATGCGCCTGAACAAAAAACCGAAGTCGTCCGATCCTTACGTCGCCGTCGCGAAAAGTCCGATGCTGCCGACGAGCCTGCCGATGTGGCGCTCGAAACTCGTCGTGATCCTCGTGTTCCTCGCGTTCGGCACGCTGATCGCCCGCGCGTTCTGGGTGCAGGTCGCGAACCAGGATTTCTACGTCGGTCAGGGCCAGAAGCGCTATCAGCGCACGATCGAGCTCGGCGCGATGCGCGGCAGCATCGTCGATCGCAACGGCGCGCTGCTCGCCGTGAGCCTCACGACCTATGAAATCTGGGCGAATCCGAAACAGGTCGACGAGGTTGCATACGCGCCGCTCGCGAAACTGCTCGACATGCCGCTCGCCGAAGTGCGGCGGCGCCTGACGGGCGATCGCTCGTTCGTGCTGCTCAAGCGCCAGGTCGATCCCGAAACGGCTGCCCGCATCGAAAAGCTCGACATCGACGGCGTCACGCAAGTCGCCGATTCGAAGCGCTTCTATCCGGAAGGCGAATCGGCCGCGCACGTCGTCGGCTTCACGAACGTCGAGGATCACGGGCAGGAAGGCGTCGAGCTTGCCGCGAACGGGCGGCTGTCCGGCACCGCGGGCCAGCGCCAGGTGATCCGCGACCGGCTCGGCCGGATCGTCTCCGATACCGGCCCGCTCGTGCCCGCGCAGCACGGCGCGACGATCGAGCTGACGATCGACCGGCGGATTCAGCAACTCGCGTACGCGCAGCTCAAATCGACGATCATCGCGAACAATGCGCAGGCGGGCAGCGTCGTCGTGCTCGACGCGCAGAACGGCGAAATCCTCGCGCTCGCGAACTATCCGACGTTCGACCCGAACGATCGCGCGCGCCTGACGGGCCAGCAGTTGCGCAACCGCGCGGTGATCGACACGTTCGAGCCGGGCTCGACGATCAAGCCGGTCGTCGTCGCGCTGTCGATCGACACGGGCAAGGTGCGGCCGCAGACGATCGTCGATACCTCGCCGGGCTCATACAGGATCGGCCCGAACGTGATTCACGACACGTCGAACCACGGCGCGATCACGGTGGCGCAGGCGCTGCAGATGTCGAGCAACATCGCGCTCGCGAAGCTCGCGCTCAACCTGCCCGCCGAGACGATCTGGAACAAGTACCAGGAATACGGCATCGGCCGCGCGCCGGAGCTGACGTTCCCTGGCGTCGCGTCCGGGCGGCTGCGTCCGTACAAACGCTGGCGGCCGATCGAGCAGGCGACGATGGCATACGGCTACGGGCTGTCGGCGTCGCTGCTGCAGATTGCGCAGGTCTACACCGCGTATGCGGGCGACGGCACGATCCATCCGGTGTCGCTGCTGAAGGCGAACGCCGATCCGCAATCGGCCGATACGCACCGCGGCCATCGCGTGACGACGCCCGCCACCGCGGCGGCGATCCGCTCGATGCTCGAGATGGCGGTCGGCCAGGGCGGCACCGGGCGCGCGGCGCGTGTCGACGGCTACCGCGTCGGCGGCAAGACGGGGACCGCGCGCAAGCAGGTGGGCGCGTCGTACGCGAAGGGCAAGTACCGGGCGCTCTTTGCCGGGATGGCGCCGATGAGTCATCCGCGCCTCATCATCGCCGTGATGATCGACGAGCCGGCCGCGCGGAGCTATTACGGCGGCACGGTCGCGGGGCCGGTGTTCTCGTCGGTGATGAGCGGCTCGCTGCAACTGCTCGGCGTGCCGCCCGACGCGCCCGTCGTCGCCGACAAGCCGGCGACGAGTGCAGGCGGCGCGAAGCCGCCGGCGAAAGCGAGGACGTGA
- a CDS encoding ThiF family adenylyltransferase codes for MKLPPLVTTLAPLSGDELTRCSRHVLLPELGLTGQQRLKAARALVVGASGLGSPALLYLAAAGVGTLGVIDFDRVDVSNLQRRVIHRMSTVGMPKTASARNPIVALDPHVDVRLHDERLDNDNAIALFSQYDLIVDGTDNFATRYLVNDACVLAGKKPT; via the coding sequence ATGAAACTACCGCCTCTCGTTACGACGCTCGCGCCGCTGTCCGGCGACGAACTGACCCGCTGCAGCCGGCATGTCCTGCTGCCGGAACTCGGCCTGACCGGCCAGCAGCGCCTGAAGGCCGCCCGCGCGCTCGTGGTCGGCGCGAGCGGCCTCGGCTCGCCCGCGCTGCTCTATCTCGCCGCCGCGGGGGTCGGCACGCTCGGCGTGATCGATTTCGACCGCGTCGACGTATCGAACCTGCAGCGGCGGGTGATCCACCGGATGTCGACGGTCGGCATGCCGAAGACGGCCAGCGCGCGCAACCCGATCGTCGCGCTCGATCCGCACGTCGACGTGCGGCTGCATGACGAGCGGCTCGACAACGACAACGCGATCGCGCTGTTCTCGCAGTACGACCTGATCGTCGACGGCACCGACAACTTCGCGACGCGCTACCTCGTCAACGACGCCTGCGTGCTGGCCGGCAAAAAACCTACGTGA
- a CDS encoding methyl-accepting chemotaxis protein yields the protein MRSLSLNQKLTSMIVILWIGLLLIGATGAWQNRSSMIADRREQLGYLTAQAYSVSDHFYKLSQQNAMPEADAKRAALEAIAAMRYGKDGYLSINDSKPVVVMHPIKPELNGKDVSGFTDPGGKHLFVEIAKAGNAQGGLGFVDYMWPKPGADKPIDKTSAVRHFAPWDWYIVTGMYMDDLQAAMLANTARWLAMTVVLGVAATILMVLVLRSVRSSLGGALEAAVATAQRISQGDLTAHVDIRHGDRKSLLHALHTMQTALIDMVSRVRLGTENINVGASEIAAGNTDLSQRTEQQAAALVETASSMDEMTTNVKQNADSASQAAELADQAAQVATRGSAVVDDVVRTMDDITDASRKIGDIIGVIDGIAFQTNILALNAAVEAARAGEQGRGFAVVAGEVRTLAQRSATAAKEIKSLIETSNTTVEHGATLVTRAGTTMTEIVQSVRRVNEILEEISHASREQSAGIDQVNRAVGEMDQVTQQNAALVEQAAAAAHSLKDQADALRSAVAQFALPA from the coding sequence ATGCGCTCTCTTTCACTGAACCAAAAGCTCACGTCGATGATCGTCATCCTCTGGATCGGCCTGCTGCTGATCGGGGCGACCGGGGCGTGGCAGAACCGCTCGTCGATGATTGCGGACCGGCGCGAGCAGCTCGGGTATCTGACCGCGCAGGCATACAGCGTCAGCGATCATTTCTACAAGCTGTCGCAGCAGAACGCGATGCCCGAGGCGGACGCGAAGCGCGCCGCGCTCGAAGCAATCGCCGCGATGCGCTACGGCAAGGACGGCTATCTGTCGATCAACGATTCGAAGCCCGTCGTCGTCATGCATCCGATCAAGCCGGAACTGAACGGCAAGGACGTATCCGGCTTCACCGATCCGGGCGGCAAGCACCTGTTCGTCGAAATCGCCAAGGCGGGCAACGCGCAAGGCGGCCTCGGCTTCGTCGACTACATGTGGCCGAAGCCGGGCGCCGACAAGCCGATCGACAAGACGAGCGCCGTTCGCCATTTCGCGCCGTGGGACTGGTACATCGTGACCGGCATGTACATGGACGACCTGCAGGCCGCCATGCTCGCGAACACCGCCCGCTGGCTCGCGATGACGGTCGTGCTCGGCGTCGCCGCGACGATCCTGATGGTGCTCGTGCTGCGCAGCGTGCGCAGCAGCCTCGGCGGCGCCCTCGAGGCGGCCGTCGCGACCGCGCAGCGGATCTCGCAGGGCGACCTGACCGCGCACGTCGACATTCGCCACGGCGACCGCAAGAGCCTCCTGCACGCGCTGCACACGATGCAGACGGCGCTCATCGACATGGTGTCGCGCGTGCGGCTCGGCACCGAGAACATCAACGTGGGCGCATCGGAGATCGCGGCCGGCAACACCGATCTGTCGCAGCGCACCGAGCAGCAGGCGGCCGCGCTCGTCGAGACCGCGTCGAGCATGGACGAGATGACGACGAACGTGAAGCAGAACGCCGACAGCGCGTCGCAAGCGGCCGAGCTCGCCGACCAGGCGGCGCAGGTCGCGACGCGCGGCAGCGCGGTCGTCGACGACGTCGTGCGGACGATGGACGACATCACCGACGCGTCGCGCAAGATCGGCGACATCATCGGCGTGATCGACGGCATCGCGTTCCAGACCAACATCCTTGCGCTCAATGCGGCCGTCGAGGCGGCGCGCGCGGGCGAACAGGGACGCGGCTTCGCGGTCGTCGCGGGCGAGGTGCGCACGCTCGCGCAGCGCTCGGCGACGGCCGCGAAGGAAATCAAGTCGCTGATCGAGACGTCGAACACGACGGTCGAGCACGGCGCGACGCTCGTCACGCGCGCGGGCACGACGATGACGGAAATCGTGCAATCGGTGAGGCGCGTGAACGAAATCCTCGAGGAAATCAGCCACGCGTCGCGCGAACAGAGCGCGGGCATCGACCAGGTCAATCGCGCGGTCGGCGAGATGGACCAGGTCACGCAGCAGAACGCCGCGCTCGTCGAGCAGGCGGCCGCCGCCGCGCACTCGCTGAAGGATCAGGCGGACGCGCTGCGCTCCGCGGTCGCGCAGTTCGCGCTGCCCGCCTGA